One region of Metallosphaera sedula DSM 5348 genomic DNA includes:
- a CDS encoding thermopsin: MSAVQQSPVFFPPIHGKPQTRGEYVNPFLYYTSPPAPSGIASFGLYNNSGKVTPYVIETSKVLGYANITSLLAYYKQARKYGVNPYSATLQMNVVLQVNTTQGTFAYWLQDVGSFQTNTNQVTFIDNIWNLTGNPSTLSSSAVSGNGKVASAGSGNTFYYDVGPTFTYSFPFSYVYVVNTSYTSNSVSIWFGYEILQGSQVTSVQYYDKVTISQPGIKSAEITINGNTYTPDGLYYDAELVWGGGGNGAPTQFTHLNSSLGLYYLSSTGVTPIPSLYTFGSNTGESAYNVHDNLVNGVPESYVGTEELTILTNNFSVVLV; this comes from the coding sequence ATGTCTGCAGTACAACAATCCCCGGTGTTTTTCCCTCCAATCCACGGCAAGCCACAAACCCGAGGAGAGTACGTGAACCCATTCCTTTACTACACATCTCCGCCAGCCCCCTCAGGAATAGCGTCCTTCGGCCTCTATAACAATTCAGGCAAGGTGACGCCATACGTCATAGAGACCTCTAAGGTGTTGGGTTACGCCAACATTACCAGCTTACTCGCTTACTACAAACAGGCCAGAAAATACGGTGTAAATCCATACTCTGCTACCCTGCAGATGAACGTTGTGTTGCAGGTAAACACCACGCAGGGAACCTTCGCGTACTGGTTACAGGACGTCGGAAGTTTCCAGACAAACACGAACCAGGTCACCTTCATTGATAACATCTGGAACCTTACAGGGAACCCCTCAACCCTCTCGTCATCTGCTGTGTCCGGGAACGGAAAGGTTGCCTCTGCTGGGAGTGGGAACACCTTCTATTACGACGTGGGTCCAACCTTTACCTACTCCTTCCCGTTCTCTTACGTATATGTGGTGAACACGTCGTATACGTCTAACTCAGTGAGTATATGGTTCGGGTATGAGATCCTACAGGGCAGTCAAGTCACCTCGGTTCAGTACTACGACAAGGTTACCATATCCCAGCCAGGGATAAAGTCCGCGGAGATCACAATCAACGGGAACACGTATACGCCCGACGGTCTATACTACGACGCAGAGTTGGTATGGGGAGGTGGTGGAAATGGTGCGCCAACTCAGTTCACCCATCTCAACTCGTCGCTAGGTCTTTACTATTTGTCGAGCACCGGTGTAACCCCGATCCCATCACTTTACACCTTCGGTTCCAACACAGGGGAGAGCGCATACAACGTTCACGACAACCTGGTGAACGGTGTACCGGAGAGTTACGTGGGGACAGAGGAGCTCACGATACTAACCAACAACTTCAGTGTGGTGCTCGTCTGA
- a CDS encoding thermopsin, whose product MYSSEPAPMGITDYGVGPNGFYSYDTTQFLGTVYINSLQALTFTSGSTAVTFQLNVMLNYEARGSSYALWVQDVACFNTVNHEIYFIDNIWNSTVPFGNVTGLQGNGQYAVSSSNGNYPSQVFYGDVSHDPGSIVTQSLPTAFDLLVNVSTNNLGQPVIYFWYNDGYGWINYDTVTVTNVQGATNVYFEVNGYALTGNGNNYDAELVLAGPGGGSNTYINQANVDLLLFYWNGHNFQEVANTYNYGSDTAETSSNVKVLYYYYPYSGLPTGFITTGPGALGPLWNSTDVTCLTVNTGLNQGYVQIYNDSYSYQYAEQVNNLCLFQGGSATFTLTPYVNYSVLVYNTNDQLVGEANVMAQPGSMTTSVTQFNVVIPPSVDLTLGQTTNIPVEIQAYGHVTVQVKGNSLTRTYNVYVNGQTTLNVPVEATSPGSYQLEVNATLFPGFSVVKYVTVNIAQPQLYSVTGSFSVNGQTPPTTPLVTFTFPNGSRVTLPLNNLNIKVPPGTTYSASNITESGYRWIAVNGQGEILGTTQLSITYYEQVQVNFQYQGPAVPTVSYYYLGNLETAKLPVTLWVDYGTSYTFPQILSSSSGERVIAYNYQGTATSPSTFTVTYYQQYYVDVSSPIPVYALVNGHNESLSSGWYNQSTSIDVENVPYYLGPGEREVITSVTPSSSLSVNSPLNITVTPETQYYVQVSSPIPVYAEVDYENFTLQSGWYYQGTLIQVENITYYPSSNERYVITSITPSTFTVNQPETITISTVVQYRLTLLSSIPTYALVNGNNETLTSGWYNAGTTINVENITYYVTPTTRELVTQISPSTLTMNGPSAISVQTVKQYLVQINSQYPVTINGVQTNSEWVNAGSSITLNANLPFYLTGSFSGTAPVALGGSIAVNQPVQETLQTSISLVFVGIVAVIAIVAVGVVIVLIKRR is encoded by the coding sequence ATTTATTCATCGGAGCCTGCTCCCATGGGAATTACGGATTATGGCGTAGGGCCTAACGGTTTTTACTCTTATGACACTACCCAATTCTTAGGGACAGTGTACATAAACAGTTTACAAGCGTTGACTTTTACTAGTGGAAGTACTGCGGTAACTTTTCAGCTCAATGTCATGCTTAACTATGAGGCAAGAGGATCGTCTTACGCTCTTTGGGTTCAGGACGTCGCATGTTTTAATACTGTAAACCATGAAATATATTTTATTGATAACATTTGGAATTCCACTGTACCATTTGGTAATGTGACCGGTCTTCAAGGAAATGGTCAGTATGCTGTATCCTCATCAAATGGAAATTATCCCTCGCAAGTTTTTTATGGCGACGTGTCCCACGATCCAGGATCAATTGTTACACAATCACTTCCAACGGCTTTTGACCTTCTAGTAAATGTAAGTACCAATAACCTAGGTCAGCCTGTTATCTATTTCTGGTACAATGATGGTTATGGATGGATAAACTATGATACCGTTACAGTGACGAATGTTCAAGGTGCTACCAACGTTTATTTTGAGGTAAATGGATATGCCCTTACAGGGAATGGCAATAATTACGATGCCGAGCTTGTTCTCGCCGGACCAGGTGGAGGTTCAAACACTTATATTAACCAAGCAAACGTTGATTTACTTTTATTTTACTGGAACGGACATAATTTCCAGGAGGTTGCAAATACATACAACTATGGTTCAGATACTGCCGAGACATCGTCCAATGTTAAGGTACTTTATTATTATTATCCATATTCTGGCTTACCCACGGGATTTATAACCACCGGGCCTGGGGCTCTTGGTCCATTGTGGAACAGTACTGACGTCACTTGCCTAACTGTAAACACCGGGTTAAACCAGGGATACGTTCAGATCTACAATGATAGTTATTCCTACCAGTACGCCGAGCAAGTAAATAACCTCTGTTTGTTCCAAGGGGGATCCGCCACATTCACTCTTACGCCCTACGTGAACTATTCAGTCCTAGTTTACAACACTAACGATCAGCTGGTTGGAGAGGCCAACGTAATGGCTCAGCCTGGCTCCATGACCACCAGCGTGACGCAATTTAATGTGGTGATACCTCCAAGCGTAGATCTCACACTTGGGCAGACAACCAATATTCCAGTTGAAATTCAAGCTTATGGACACGTAACAGTCCAGGTTAAGGGCAACTCTCTCACAAGGACTTACAACGTGTACGTAAATGGACAAACCACGTTGAACGTTCCCGTAGAAGCAACGTCACCTGGCTCCTATCAACTTGAGGTTAACGCAACTCTCTTCCCAGGGTTCTCCGTGGTTAAGTATGTTACAGTGAACATTGCACAACCTCAACTTTACTCCGTGACAGGATCCTTCTCAGTGAATGGGCAAACGCCTCCCACTACACCCCTCGTAACCTTTACCTTCCCCAACGGCTCAAGGGTCACCTTGCCACTAAATAACCTGAACATTAAGGTGCCCCCCGGTACCACCTATTCCGCCTCAAATATAACTGAGTCTGGCTATAGGTGGATCGCAGTTAATGGTCAAGGAGAGATACTGGGCACAACTCAGCTCTCCATAACCTACTACGAGCAGGTTCAAGTGAACTTCCAGTATCAGGGCCCTGCAGTTCCTACCGTGAGTTACTACTACCTGGGGAACCTGGAGACCGCGAAGTTGCCCGTCACGTTATGGGTGGACTACGGCACTAGTTACACATTCCCACAAATCCTCTCGAGCAGTTCAGGGGAAAGGGTGATCGCATATAACTACCAGGGAACAGCAACCTCTCCCAGCACCTTCACAGTCACCTATTATCAACAGTACTACGTTGACGTCTCATCTCCTATCCCAGTCTACGCTCTCGTGAACGGCCACAATGAGAGCCTAAGCTCGGGATGGTACAACCAATCTACGTCAATAGACGTCGAGAACGTTCCTTACTACCTAGGCCCAGGTGAGAGGGAAGTCATTACTAGTGTGACGCCTTCATCCTCTCTCTCCGTGAATTCTCCCCTAAACATTACCGTCACCCCAGAGACTCAGTACTATGTTCAGGTGTCGTCTCCTATCCCCGTTTATGCCGAAGTTGACTATGAAAACTTCACCCTCCAGTCAGGTTGGTACTATCAAGGAACCTTGATACAGGTTGAGAACATCACATATTACCCCTCATCTAACGAACGTTACGTGATAACTTCGATTACTCCATCAACTTTCACGGTGAACCAGCCGGAAACCATTACGATCTCCACCGTGGTTCAGTATAGGCTCACCTTACTTTCATCAATTCCTACATACGCCCTTGTTAACGGAAATAACGAGACCTTGACCTCAGGTTGGTATAACGCGGGAACAACCATAAACGTGGAGAATATCACATATTACGTTACCCCTACAACTAGGGAACTCGTCACCCAGATCTCTCCTTCCACCCTGACCATGAACGGGCCTTCAGCTATTTCAGTACAGACAGTGAAACAGTATCTAGTACAGATAAACTCTCAATACCCTGTAACAATAAATGGGGTTCAGACAAACAGTGAGTGGGTTAATGCAGGGTCAAGCATCACCTTGAATGCCAATTTACCTTTCTACTTGACGGGAAGTTTCAGCGGAACTGCTCCAGTGGCTCTTGGAGGGAGTATAGCGGTTAACCAACCCGTCCAGGAGACGTTACAGACGTCCATCAGTCTAGTATTTGTGGGGATAGTTGCCGTTATTGCCATAGTGGCTGTGGGTGTGGTGATAGTACTGATAAAGAGAAGGTGA
- a CDS encoding ABC transporter ATP-binding protein: protein MDCISLTNVVKRFGLTYALNGLSFSIPCGGRYSLLGPNGAGKSTTMKILAGLIRPDSGEVTIKGMTPGSKEVKRILAYLPEDPVPYRILTVRENLEYFASLRGIPNPKEKAEEMIDLFDLREYERIQAGKLSRGNQQKLSLALVLLHEPEIVLLDEPLNYLDIPTQERVINILRGMNSTFLVSTHIMSIASRLTDHVIMISRGKVIWAGSISELRALGREDEPIESVVSRMMTDDH, encoded by the coding sequence ATGGACTGCATATCGCTGACCAATGTCGTCAAGAGATTCGGACTAACGTATGCCTTGAACGGACTCTCCTTCTCTATCCCCTGTGGTGGCAGATACTCCCTTCTAGGACCAAACGGCGCTGGTAAGTCCACGACCATGAAGATCCTAGCTGGCCTAATTAGACCTGACAGCGGTGAGGTCACGATCAAGGGAATGACTCCCGGAAGCAAGGAGGTCAAGAGGATACTTGCCTACCTCCCCGAGGATCCAGTTCCGTATAGGATCCTGACGGTCAGGGAGAACTTGGAGTATTTCGCCTCCCTCAGGGGGATTCCGAATCCAAAGGAGAAGGCAGAGGAGATGATTGACCTGTTTGATCTGAGGGAGTACGAAAGAATTCAAGCGGGGAAACTCTCTCGCGGAAACCAACAGAAGCTCTCGCTTGCCCTGGTTCTCCTTCACGAGCCTGAAATAGTCCTCCTTGACGAACCCCTCAACTACCTGGACATACCCACGCAGGAGAGGGTGATCAACATTCTGAGGGGGATGAACTCGACCTTCCTAGTCTCGACCCACATAATGTCGATTGCGTCAAGGCTCACGGATCACGTAATCATGATCTCGAGGGGGAAGGTGATATGGGCCGGTAGCATATCTGAGTTGAGGGCCCTCGGAAGAGAAGACGAACCCATCGAGAGCGTGGTGTCGAGGATGATGACCGATGATCACTAA
- a CDS encoding AAA family ATPase, translated as MITSIKIKNFKSFRDVTLNLGKISVVGPNGSGKTNLVDAFSLLKQVLRPSSLSPYPFARWGEYKNVVFMQDPGLDISFELEGKHKGMEYRYFLEINGEHSFTVKREEVRLGDREIERERDAVKIGDKRIEIPVNYSVFNLFNAPDPGSPDLLSLSLEGELKDFMLNFFNDVLILRSTERALQPAHVSAPEGIGEDGAGLPRALLGKNLPGQVSNFLDSLNMSLRVTVSDDGNVTISAVGVVNGREIVIPPTSIPSGVVEMITLLTSIDVLKPSLVVIDGLENSLHLKFMEKLIDVLRYSEPQFLITTHSPLVIDFLDPSELVILDRETGETRVTTIQDPEGLKKKLLEEGLTLGEWIIY; from the coding sequence TTGATTACTTCCATCAAGATCAAGAACTTCAAGAGCTTCAGGGACGTCACACTTAATCTCGGAAAAATAAGTGTAGTGGGCCCAAATGGTAGTGGAAAGACTAACCTAGTTGATGCGTTCTCCCTTCTAAAACAGGTTTTGAGACCCTCCTCGCTTTCACCCTACCCTTTCGCGAGATGGGGCGAATACAAGAACGTAGTGTTCATGCAAGATCCTGGTTTGGATATCTCCTTTGAGCTAGAGGGAAAACACAAGGGAATGGAGTACAGATATTTCCTTGAGATCAACGGCGAGCACTCCTTCACCGTGAAAAGGGAGGAGGTCAGGCTAGGGGACAGGGAAATAGAGAGGGAGAGAGACGCGGTCAAGATTGGGGACAAAAGAATAGAGATCCCCGTGAACTACAGTGTTTTCAATTTATTTAACGCACCTGATCCTGGCTCACCTGATTTGCTCTCCCTTTCTCTGGAGGGCGAATTGAAGGACTTCATGCTAAACTTCTTCAACGACGTCCTTATTCTTCGTTCCACGGAGAGAGCCCTACAACCTGCTCACGTCTCGGCTCCTGAGGGGATTGGGGAGGACGGGGCCGGTCTCCCCAGGGCTCTGTTGGGGAAAAATCTGCCAGGTCAGGTGAGTAACTTCTTGGACTCCCTAAACATGAGCCTAAGGGTAACTGTCTCAGACGACGGTAATGTTACGATCTCCGCTGTGGGGGTCGTGAATGGGAGAGAAATAGTCATTCCCCCAACCTCGATCCCCTCGGGAGTGGTCGAGATGATAACCCTTCTGACCTCAATCGACGTGCTTAAGCCCAGCCTGGTAGTTATAGACGGGTTGGAAAATTCCCTGCACCTGAAGTTCATGGAGAAGTTAATTGACGTTCTTAGATACTCTGAGCCCCAGTTCCTGATCACAACGCACTCGCCCCTGGTCATCGACTTCCTGGATCCCTCAGAGCTCGTGATCCTTGATAGGGAGACTGGAGAGACTAGGGTAACCACGATTCAAGACCCTGAGGGATTGAAGAAAAAGCTCCTGGAGGAGGGTCTGACCCTAGGCGAATGGATCATATACTAG
- a CDS encoding MBL fold metallo-hydrolase encodes MELKITVLSDNFSSTVIPPLLGEWGFSALVEYQGVKVLFDVGNSGIPVLHNASLLGLDLTQVDYVVLSHGHRDHTGGLGNPKLLKKLRGKMVIAHPGVFERKLLNWSGKLQDISIPLTREEMEKEFSLVLTKSPLEFVDGLVFSGEVKRFGFPQYTGGLFRIDGGVTQDNMEDDASLYIKTGQGAVAVTGCGHAGVLNIVRDLKEKVKPEEIQAVLGGFHLLSSPREHVEEVFSSLLKESKRIGPAHCSGNLVKSLAQNQKVFVDMGVGKTFKLT; translated from the coding sequence ATGGAACTCAAAATCACGGTTCTGAGTGACAACTTCTCCTCAACGGTGATACCTCCCCTTCTCGGGGAGTGGGGCTTCTCAGCCCTCGTGGAGTACCAAGGGGTCAAGGTCCTGTTCGACGTTGGCAACTCTGGGATTCCAGTCCTGCACAACGCGTCCCTCCTGGGATTGGACCTAACGCAGGTAGATTACGTTGTCCTAAGCCACGGACATAGGGACCACACTGGCGGGCTTGGTAACCCCAAGCTACTCAAGAAACTCAGGGGGAAGATGGTTATTGCTCATCCCGGCGTATTTGAGCGGAAACTACTCAACTGGTCTGGGAAATTGCAGGACATCTCTATTCCCCTCACTAGGGAGGAGATGGAGAAGGAGTTCTCACTAGTCCTCACCAAGAGTCCCCTCGAGTTCGTTGACGGGCTGGTGTTCAGCGGAGAGGTGAAGAGGTTTGGTTTCCCGCAGTATACGGGAGGCCTTTTCAGGATTGACGGGGGAGTTACCCAGGATAACATGGAGGATGATGCATCACTCTACATCAAGACGGGACAAGGAGCCGTTGCCGTCACAGGTTGCGGTCATGCGGGAGTCCTAAACATAGTAAGGGATCTCAAGGAGAAGGTCAAGCCTGAGGAGATTCAGGCCGTCCTAGGAGGTTTTCATCTCCTTTCCTCTCCACGGGAACATGTGGAGGAGGTGTTCTCAAGCCTGCTCAAGGAGAGCAAGAGAATAGGGCCAGCTCACTGTAGCGGGAACTTGGTGAAATCCCTAGCCCAGAACCAGAAGGTATTCGTGGACATGGGAGTGGGGAAGACCTTCAAGTTAACGTGA
- a CDS encoding class I SAM-dependent methyltransferase codes for MQEIKATDDELKRIYEDIPSSYDRANRFISFNQDVRWRANLVKTALKFCPNPGSVLDVASGKGELTYVLRKFTQAYSVMVDYSENMLRHSLVEGDRIQGSFDALPFRDNSFDLVMSSFALHASDNVEAVVREMERVSRHVLAFIAMGKPDSVWKRAYVGFYLHYVMPYIAALGGAKASDYRYIYYIFRRLYTNSYYRQLFSRLLNLRVYRELALNLFYFVVGEKRGEDES; via the coding sequence ATGCAGGAAATTAAGGCTACTGACGACGAGCTCAAGAGAATTTACGAGGATATACCTTCCAGTTACGATAGGGCAAACAGGTTCATCTCCTTCAATCAAGACGTTAGATGGAGAGCCAATCTAGTTAAGACTGCATTGAAGTTCTGTCCCAATCCAGGGTCAGTCCTCGATGTCGCATCAGGTAAGGGAGAGCTCACATACGTTCTTAGGAAGTTCACCCAAGCCTACTCAGTGATGGTGGATTACTCAGAAAACATGTTGAGGCACTCCCTGGTGGAGGGAGATAGGATTCAGGGCTCTTTTGACGCGCTCCCCTTCAGGGATAATTCCTTTGACCTTGTGATGAGTAGTTTCGCGCTTCACGCCTCAGACAACGTTGAAGCGGTGGTGAGGGAGATGGAGAGAGTCTCTCGTCATGTTCTAGCGTTCATTGCCATGGGGAAGCCCGATTCCGTGTGGAAAAGGGCTTACGTTGGATTTTATCTTCATTACGTGATGCCATACATTGCCGCGTTGGGTGGAGCCAAGGCCAGCGATTACAGGTACATCTACTATATTTTCAGGAGGTTGTACACTAACTCGTACTACAGGCAACTGTTCTCTAGACTGCTGAACCTTAGGGTTTACAGGGAGTTAGCACTCAACCTGTTCTACTTTGTTGTGGGAGAGAAAAGGGGAGAAGACGAGAGCTAA
- a CDS encoding DUF981 family protein, with the protein MAFIDDLALMLFTLPLVSVLIAYTTIQAYLGFRREGYSAIKRSLDDSIIPAGVLGVVITIMALWGEFTWTLPGSYNILFYDVYLLMGIIILSYSIAVYMEKRLQTTGIFALFVGLITIYYGVVGYRLGLTEEPLALLGLYVAYGIAGILGYPVTVILDRLRSQAVENKDPPIGAWIVVFVLFWLAVIVAGILGAVIGIETIPAHLAHAP; encoded by the coding sequence ATGGCGTTTATAGATGATTTGGCCTTAATGTTATTCACCTTACCCTTGGTCTCGGTTCTCATAGCTTACACAACAATTCAGGCCTATCTAGGCTTCAGGAGGGAGGGATATAGTGCCATAAAGAGAAGTCTCGATGACTCTATCATTCCTGCCGGCGTCCTAGGAGTTGTCATCACGATTATGGCTCTTTGGGGAGAGTTTACATGGACCTTACCGGGCAGTTACAATATTCTTTTCTACGACGTTTACCTCCTAATGGGTATAATAATCCTCTCCTACTCTATTGCCGTTTACATGGAGAAGAGGCTTCAGACTACGGGGATATTTGCCCTCTTCGTTGGTCTAATCACAATATACTACGGAGTTGTAGGCTATAGGCTAGGGTTGACAGAGGAACCACTGGCGTTGTTGGGACTTTACGTTGCGTATGGTATTGCAGGAATTCTAGGTTATCCCGTGACAGTGATACTTGATAGGTTAAGGTCTCAGGCAGTTGAAAACAAGGATCCGCCAATTGGTGCTTGGATTGTGGTTTTCGTGTTGTTCTGGTTAGCTGTAATAGTGGCAGGAATACTAGGGGCAGTAATCGGAATTGAGACGATCCCGGCACACCTGGCCCATGCGCCTTGA
- a CDS encoding cation-binding protein, whose amino-acid sequence MFVHNALDLLRFEHAVIRLRFSIAMEILDRDPELGLSLLRETHNFVVKWHAIIEDKYVFPSFGDKAKPFSNDHLLIDKYGTNSISQGRKDWIQRYVKIVLDHNLNEERELFIMPVDLDSWNKILEEIKRYPDYTRITGMRVES is encoded by the coding sequence ATGTTCGTTCATAACGCCTTGGATCTCCTGAGGTTTGAGCACGCGGTGATCAGGTTGAGGTTCTCCATAGCCATGGAGATACTAGATCGAGATCCTGAACTTGGCCTATCTCTTCTCAGGGAGACGCATAACTTCGTGGTAAAGTGGCACGCCATAATAGAGGACAAATATGTCTTTCCCTCGTTTGGGGACAAGGCGAAGCCTTTCAGCAATGATCACCTACTCATAGACAAGTATGGTACCAACTCCATTTCCCAGGGAAGAAAGGACTGGATTCAGAGGTATGTGAAGATTGTCCTCGATCATAACCTCAATGAGGAAAGGGAACTTTTCATCATGCCAGTTGACCTAGATTCCTGGAATAAGATTCTGGAGGAGATTAAACGGTACCCGGACTACACTAGGATTACGGGAATGAGGGTAGAGTCTTGA
- a CDS encoding apurinic/apyrimidinic endonuclease family protein: MNEHDIISRLKVKNLDVNSALKLKFKLRTAVNFVKIGYVSTNYSLDCRADATFRLKSLTETKVLETASSNLNCLKRILAWNVEHGILFFRISSNTIPFASHPKNTTNWRDELRDLLKEIGSYVRNNGIRVSMHPGQYTVINSERREIIEASIKELEYHADLLDLMGESRGIFRYTLEAGPVGRKGVSRGS; the protein is encoded by the coding sequence ATGAACGAACATGATATTATTTCAAGACTCAAGGTAAAGAATCTTGATGTAAACTCCGCACTAAAACTAAAATTTAAGCTAAGGACCGCAGTCAATTTCGTGAAGATAGGATACGTGTCCACCAACTACTCCCTGGACTGTAGGGCTGACGCAACGTTCAGGTTGAAGAGCTTGACTGAGACAAAGGTCTTGGAGACTGCCTCCTCAAACCTCAACTGTCTCAAGAGGATTCTAGCGTGGAATGTGGAACACGGAATCCTCTTCTTCAGGATAAGCTCGAATACCATCCCCTTCGCGTCCCACCCCAAGAACACGACGAACTGGAGGGATGAGCTGAGAGACTTGCTTAAGGAAATTGGGTCTTACGTGAGAAATAACGGAATAAGGGTCTCCATGCATCCTGGACAATACACAGTAATAAACTCTGAAAGAAGGGAGATTATTGAGGCAAGCATTAAGGAGCTGGAGTACCATGCAGATCTCCTAGACCTCATGGGGGAGTCGAGGGGTATATTCAGATACACGTTGGAGGCAGGTCCGGTGGGAAGGAAAGGGGTATCGAGAGGTTCGTGA